One stretch of Riemerella columbina DNA includes these proteins:
- a CDS encoding YggS family pyridoxal phosphate-dependent enzyme, whose translation MSLEENYHAIKQSLPESIQLVAVSKTHPVEKIQTIYQLGQRAFGENKVQEMIAKQPLLPADIEWHLIGHLQTNKVKYIAPFVALIQSVDSKKLLQEINKQAEKNQRIIPILLQVKIAQEDTKTGMDIAEAKALAEEISQGLYPHIALKGLMGIATFTDDENTVQQEFLRLKNFYDELAPLYQLETLSMGMSHDFPLAIACGANSVRIGSAIFGERDYSA comes from the coding sequence ATGAGCTTAGAAGAAAATTATCACGCAATAAAACAATCCTTGCCAGAGTCTATCCAGCTTGTGGCAGTTTCCAAAACCCATCCAGTGGAGAAAATCCAGACCATTTATCAGTTAGGGCAAAGGGCATTCGGTGAAAATAAAGTGCAAGAAATGATCGCCAAGCAACCGCTCCTTCCTGCCGATATAGAATGGCACCTGATAGGACATCTGCAAACCAACAAAGTCAAATATATAGCGCCATTCGTAGCGTTGATTCAGAGTGTGGATTCCAAAAAATTACTCCAAGAAATCAACAAGCAAGCCGAGAAAAACCAACGCATTATTCCTATTCTACTCCAAGTAAAAATAGCGCAAGAAGACACCAAAACAGGAATGGACATCGCCGAAGCTAAAGCTTTAGCCGAGGAAATTTCACAAGGGCTTTATCCACATATCGCATTAAAAGGATTGATGGGCATCGCCACTTTTACCGATGATGAAAACACCGTTCAACAGGAGTTTTTGAGGCTTAAAAACTTCTATGATGAACTTGCGCCTTTGTATCAGTTGGAAACCCTATCCATGGGAATGAGCCACGATTTTCCATTGGCGATAGCTTGCGGTGCCAATTCCGTGCGCATTGGCTCTGCTATTTTTGGCGAAAGAGATTATTCTGCATAA
- a CDS encoding heavy-metal-associated domain-containing protein, which yields MENQEFKFKTNINCSGCVSSVKPHLDGEANISEWHVDTDNKDKILTVKAKNLTPEQISEVVKKAGFKAETVA from the coding sequence ATGGAAAATCAAGAATTTAAATTTAAAACCAATATCAATTGCAGTGGTTGTGTATCTTCTGTAAAACCGCATTTAGACGGCGAAGCCAACATTTCCGAATGGCATGTAGATACAGATAATAAGGACAAAATTTTAACCGTAAAAGCAAAAAATCTTACCCCAGAACAAATCTCAGAAGTGGTGAAAAAAGCGGGTTTTAAAGCAGAAACGGTAGCTTAA
- the mscL gene encoding large conductance mechanosensitive channel protein MscL codes for MGFVKEFKEFTFKGNVVDLAVAVIIGGAFGKIVSSLVDDVITPLLLNPALKAVGAENIAQLSWNGVKYGNFLAAIINFLCIAIVLFVLIKSANKMKKEEPEAPAGPTQEELLTEIRDLLRK; via the coding sequence ATGGGATTCGTAAAAGAATTTAAAGAGTTTACCTTCAAAGGTAATGTAGTAGACCTTGCGGTAGCGGTAATTATCGGTGGGGCGTTTGGAAAAATCGTATCTTCTTTGGTAGATGATGTGATTACGCCATTATTGCTTAACCCAGCGCTAAAAGCTGTAGGTGCAGAGAACATCGCACAATTATCTTGGAATGGCGTGAAGTACGGTAACTTCCTTGCTGCCATCATCAACTTCTTGTGTATTGCTATTGTATTATTTGTATTGATTAAATCTGCAAATAAAATGAAAAAAGAAGAGCCAGAAGCACCTGCAGGACCTACACAAGAGGAACTTCTAACTGAAATTAGAGATTTATTGAGAAAATAA
- a CDS encoding heavy metal translocating P-type ATPase, producing the protein MANAQIELPLEHVESEHCALIVDQGLSQVQGISAHRVELNNHQAVITVDSPEITQQAVQAIRDLGYGVSTVKKTFPVLGMSCASCAGSAESTVKYLPGVVGASVNFATGNLNVEYLPNMVNPQQIQRAVQSSGYDLLIEDNEDQQQDTLEAIHAEKFHQLKVKTLWAVALSLPLMLIGMLNIQLPYADFIMWALATPVVLWLGKDFFVNAWKQAQHRSANMDTLVALSTGIAYGFSVFNLFFADFWHQKQLHAPIYFEASAVIIAFILLGKLLEEKAKGNTSSAIKKLIGLQPKTVTLVQADGKEQTIAIDAVTIGDRILVKPGEKIAVDGVVSSGQSYVDESMLTGEPIPVLKSEGDQVFAGTINQKGSFQFKAEKVGKQTLLSQIIKTVQDAQGSKAPVQKLVDKIARIFVPTILGIALVTWLVWWIFGGEEGFFQGLLSAITVLIIACPCALGLATPTAIMVGVGKGAEQGILIKDAESLEKAEKITAIILDKTGTITEGKPQVSGIHWLNGTPQAESVLYSIEKQSEHPLAEAVVQYLEKNASIQKLEISHFDSITGKGVQADFEQKTYVVGNQKWLEAQHISIDQTLMQQAEEWRKTAKTVIWFADLEKALAVVAIADQIKTTSVEAIREIQNMGIEVYMLTGDNAATAQAMAQQTGIPHYKAEVLPQDKADFVKDLQQQGKTVAMVGDGINDSTALATADVSIAMGKGSDVAMEVAKMTIISSDLKKIPQAIRLSKQTVATIKQNLFWAFIYNIIGIPIAAGVLYPINGFLLNPMIAGAAMALSSVSVVTNSLRLKWKS; encoded by the coding sequence ATGGCAAATGCTCAGATAGAACTCCCATTAGAACATGTCGAAAGCGAACATTGCGCGCTCATTGTAGATCAAGGTTTGAGCCAAGTCCAAGGCATTTCCGCTCATCGTGTAGAGCTCAACAATCATCAAGCGGTCATTACGGTGGATTCTCCAGAAATCACCCAACAAGCTGTGCAAGCCATTCGGGATTTAGGCTATGGCGTGAGCACTGTTAAAAAGACTTTTCCTGTGCTCGGAATGAGCTGTGCCTCTTGTGCGGGCAGCGCCGAAAGTACGGTGAAATATCTCCCTGGCGTGGTGGGGGCATCGGTTAATTTTGCGACTGGAAACCTCAATGTAGAATATCTGCCCAATATGGTTAATCCTCAGCAAATCCAGCGTGCGGTGCAGTCTTCGGGCTACGATTTATTGATAGAAGACAACGAAGACCAGCAACAAGATACTTTGGAAGCCATCCACGCGGAAAAATTTCATCAACTTAAAGTCAAAACCCTATGGGCAGTGGCGTTATCATTACCGTTGATGCTCATTGGAATGCTCAATATCCAGCTCCCTTATGCTGATTTTATTATGTGGGCATTGGCAACACCTGTGGTCTTATGGTTGGGAAAAGATTTCTTCGTTAATGCGTGGAAACAAGCCCAACACCGCTCTGCCAATATGGATACTTTGGTGGCGCTCAGTACAGGAATTGCGTATGGCTTCAGCGTTTTTAATTTGTTTTTTGCCGATTTCTGGCATCAAAAACAATTGCACGCGCCTATCTATTTTGAAGCTTCAGCGGTGATTATCGCTTTCATTTTATTAGGTAAACTTTTGGAAGAAAAAGCCAAGGGTAACACCTCTTCTGCCATTAAAAAACTGATTGGACTGCAACCTAAAACGGTAACCTTAGTGCAAGCCGATGGCAAGGAGCAAACCATCGCTATAGATGCTGTAACAATAGGGGATCGCATTTTAGTAAAACCAGGCGAAAAAATTGCGGTAGACGGTGTGGTGAGCTCTGGGCAGTCTTATGTTGATGAAAGTATGCTCACTGGCGAGCCTATTCCTGTCCTCAAAAGTGAGGGCGATCAAGTTTTTGCAGGCACCATTAACCAAAAAGGAAGTTTCCAGTTTAAAGCCGAAAAAGTGGGCAAACAAACCCTCTTGTCACAAATCATCAAAACCGTTCAAGATGCCCAAGGCAGCAAAGCACCCGTTCAAAAATTAGTGGATAAAATTGCGCGGATTTTTGTACCGACGATTTTAGGCATTGCTTTGGTTACTTGGCTTGTGTGGTGGATTTTCGGTGGCGAGGAAGGCTTTTTCCAAGGCTTGCTCTCTGCCATTACCGTGCTGATTATCGCGTGTCCGTGTGCTTTGGGCTTGGCTACGCCTACCGCTATTATGGTTGGCGTGGGCAAAGGTGCCGAACAAGGCATCCTCATCAAAGATGCCGAAAGTCTTGAAAAAGCCGAGAAAATCACCGCGATTATTTTAGATAAAACAGGAACCATAACCGAAGGAAAGCCCCAAGTTTCAGGGATACATTGGCTTAATGGCACACCACAAGCAGAAAGCGTTTTGTATAGTATTGAAAAACAATCTGAACACCCCTTAGCCGAGGCTGTGGTGCAATATTTAGAAAAAAATGCTTCAATTCAAAAGTTAGAAATCAGCCATTTTGACAGTATTACAGGCAAAGGTGTACAAGCCGATTTTGAACAAAAAACTTATGTGGTAGGCAATCAAAAATGGTTGGAAGCGCAGCATATTAGCATAGACCAGACTTTAATGCAACAAGCCGAAGAATGGCGAAAAACAGCAAAAACGGTCATTTGGTTTGCCGATTTAGAGAAGGCGCTCGCGGTGGTTGCCATTGCCGACCAGATTAAAACGACTTCGGTGGAGGCTATTCGAGAAATTCAGAATATGGGTATAGAGGTCTATATGCTCACTGGGGATAATGCCGCCACTGCCCAAGCTATGGCACAGCAAACGGGCATCCCCCATTATAAAGCCGAAGTGCTTCCGCAGGACAAAGCCGATTTTGTGAAAGACTTGCAACAACAAGGCAAAACCGTCGCAATGGTGGGCGATGGCATTAACGATAGCACCGCTTTGGCAACGGCGGATGTGAGCATCGCGATGGGGAAAGGCTCTGATGTCGCAATGGAAGTGGCTAAGATGACCATCATTTCTTCGGATTTAAAGAAAATTCCGCAAGCCATTCGCCTTTCTAAACAAACCGTAGCCACCATTAAACAGAATTTATTTTGGGCGTTTATATATAACATCATCGGTATTCCTATTGCTGCGGGTGTGCTCTACCCTATCAATGGCTTTCTCCTCAACCCGATGATTGCAGGGGCAGCGATGGCGCTCAGTAGTGTTAGCGTGGTCACCAATAGTCTAAGGCTTAAATGGAAATCTTAA
- a CDS encoding sigma-54-dependent transcriptional regulator codes for MKILIVEDEKAISGLLKNILSEEMKDYEITIAQDGLEAYKMIEKEDFSLVISDIKMPKLSGTELLQKAVELKPESTFVMISAHGDVKTAVECLKQGAYDFIEKPIDLNRLITSVRNALNHGKLQETNQNLKKENHQLKKKVHKKYQMIGESDALKKIQEMIDKVAPSDARVMITGPNGAGKELVAHALHAQSDRSKGPMVEVNCAAIPSELIESELFGHTKGSFTGAVKDKSGKFEQANGGTIFLDEIGDMSLVAQAKVLRALQENKVSPVGSDKEIKIDVRVLAATNKDLQKEIAEGKFREDLYHRLSVIEIQVPALNDRKEDIPLLVEHFAQYIAAENGAPVKQFSKEAIKALQNYDWTGNIRELRNVVERLIILGEDPVSAQDITDFVKK; via the coding sequence ATGAAAATTTTAATCGTAGAAGACGAAAAAGCCATCTCTGGACTCCTCAAAAATATCCTCTCTGAGGAGATGAAGGACTATGAAATTACCATCGCTCAAGATGGTTTAGAGGCTTATAAAATGATAGAAAAAGAAGACTTTTCGTTGGTCATTTCTGATATTAAAATGCCAAAACTTTCGGGGACAGAATTGTTGCAAAAAGCCGTAGAGCTCAAGCCAGAATCTACTTTTGTGATGATCTCTGCCCACGGCGATGTTAAAACAGCCGTAGAGTGTCTAAAACAAGGGGCTTATGATTTTATCGAAAAACCAATTGACCTTAACCGACTGATTACCAGTGTTCGGAATGCGCTGAACCACGGCAAGTTACAAGAAACCAATCAGAACCTTAAAAAAGAAAATCATCAACTTAAAAAGAAGGTTCACAAAAAATACCAGATGATTGGAGAATCTGATGCTTTGAAAAAAATCCAAGAGATGATTGACAAAGTGGCGCCATCAGACGCTCGGGTGATGATTACGGGTCCCAATGGTGCTGGTAAAGAGTTAGTTGCCCACGCACTACACGCCCAAAGCGATCGCTCTAAAGGACCGATGGTGGAAGTCAATTGTGCTGCAATCCCTTCCGAACTTATTGAAAGTGAGTTGTTTGGGCATACCAAAGGCTCTTTTACAGGTGCGGTTAAGGACAAATCTGGAAAGTTTGAGCAAGCCAATGGCGGCACCATTTTCTTAGATGAAATTGGCGATATGAGCTTGGTGGCACAAGCAAAAGTTCTCAGAGCTTTGCAAGAAAATAAAGTGTCCCCAGTAGGCAGTGATAAGGAAATCAAGATCGATGTGAGGGTGCTGGCGGCAACCAATAAGGATTTACAAAAAGAAATTGCCGAGGGCAAATTTAGAGAAGACCTCTACCACAGGCTTTCGGTGATAGAAATTCAAGTGCCCGCCCTTAACGATAGAAAGGAGGATATCCCTCTATTGGTGGAGCATTTTGCACAATATATAGCGGCAGAAAATGGCGCGCCAGTCAAACAATTTAGCAAAGAAGCCATTAAAGCCCTACAAAATTATGATTGGACGGGCAACATCCGCGAGCTTAGGAATGTGGTAGAGCGTTTAATCATCTTAGGCGAAGACCCTGTGAGCGCTCAAGACATTACCGATTTTGTGAAAAAATAA